A region of the Thamnophis elegans isolate rThaEle1 chromosome 1, rThaEle1.pri, whole genome shotgun sequence genome:
GAATGCTCcaatggtcgtgtgaaaaacTCTCATAAGTCACTATgttcagtgccattctaacttcaAACAACTAACATTCTAACTTCAAACAACCACTAaacgaactattgtaagtcgaggattacttgtaccTAGAAGCCTTGTGGGATCCAGAACAGCTTCTGGAGTAGAAGTATAACATGAACTTAGTAATGCCAAAAATTGCCCACACTTTTGCATTCAGAACCAGCTGCAGTTTTTGAATGTCCCATTTCCAGATCACATCACAACAGCCCCAGGACAAAATTCAGATTTAATTTGCGACTACCAACGTACATCAAGCCTCAATGACTTGGGATGGGTCCATCATTACCATGGAGGTCACAAATTCCTGAGCTACCTTGGACTCAACCCATATTCCTTCATTTCTCCAACTTTGGCATTCCAATCATGATTTTTTGTGTCCTTTCATGTAGCAATGTTTACAGTTATCTGCTAATTTTTTCACTACATCTGTATAGGAGCATACAATTGTACACTGTTGATATTAATCAAATGTCTATCAATGCTGACAAATAGGTTTCTGTAGTTTATAGATTTATAGCTAAACTCACACCAATTTCATAATTTCACATGGATCActgattttcacattccattccatattttcatttAGTGTGCCAATCCACTTAATTTCAAGTAGTTGGTACTCACCGAAAGTCTTTGATCTTCACTGTcattcagaatacagaatattcTGTATTGAAAATCAGAATACAAGTCCAGAGGTGTTTAAGAAAGTGACATATGTATTGGTCAAATATCCATTAAGGCTTCGCAGTGATTGAAGGCACATTGTAAATCCCCTAGTTCCCAAACTTTAACTTGCAACAGAACACAAGAAGCTCGGTTTCTATAGTCTCCTTCCAAGAGTGCAATTTAGTAATCCCAAAGATCTTTCTTTGCCTCCAGAGGGACTTTTGTCAACCAGAGAGTAGCTCCTGGCTTCAATTCCACCACAATCTTGTCCCTACTCACAAAGTACTCAGTGTTGCTTAATCCACCATCACCAGCAGTGTTGCTTAATCCACCACCTCATCTGGAAGTTTATTACTTTAATAATACTGGTCCCAATGCTTTTCAACCTGGGATCATATCATTTGACACTCAAACTTGTTTAAATGTTTCTGCTAAACCCATATTGCTTTTGTGCCATTAATAGAAACATGATTTTTTTGTTGCCTTATTTCAGGTTTAATGCTAGGGATTGCATCTCTTAGGAAATCCTAATGTGTACAAAGCCTCACATTTTCTTTCCCCATTATGGATTACCCTTAATTTCTACTCTGCTGTTTCTATTTTATCACTAGAGGAAATCCGATGAGATGTTTCCACATCCACCAGTAGAGTTCTTAAGGTCTTAAGGAGCCACTGAAGTATCCAACAATATCAAGGTGGTGATCTTCTAGGAGGAAGATGCAAATAATCTAGCCTTTAAAGCTATGATATAGCCAGAAATCATGTTAGAAACATttgctatatattttaaaatttcaggaATGCTATTTTTCtcattaaacaaatgaaaaaagtTATACGAAATGAAGATAATGGATTGAACATAATCTGTATAAAATGAAAGTCTTTCTAAAATGCTAATTTCATGGAGGTTGAAAATGAGACAAGAAGTTGGGAAGGTTTTATAACAATTACTTAAtaaaaagaagaatggaaagcaCAATTGTAGGTTTCTTgtcaatttatttcttttttctgtgtttcttattttctatctttggtcttgtttattttctatattttattatattgaaagtttctaataaaagttaaaaatgctCATTGCACATCTTGATTTAAAGCCATTTTCATTTTTGAACCATACTTTCATTTGAAGAATTGATATCTATGTGGATGCTATTTTCCTTCGCCTTCCTAATAGCACTTGGACAATACTAACAAAAGCTTGAAATCTTTGACTAGTATTTATCATGAACTGCTTGCAAATGAGGAGATCCCAAAGCAATGGTTTTAGAGTTGACAACATTTTCCTATTTATTTACACAATGcaggttggtggtggtggtggtggtggtggaagagtgaagagagaatagaatcaataaccaggaaagaaaaaaaatgagcctttgaaagattaaaataaattggCTTAAGTTGCCTATTCAAAACCCCTTTCCTACTTCTAATCAACACTCCAAGTAGGGTTTTCCTTCAAAAATTGTTTTTCAAACATGAAAACTTTAAACTCTCGGAATTCCCCGCCAGCTGGCTTGGATGACATTCTAAACATAATTTATTTGATTCAGATAATAGGGTAAACTATGTTTATTCTAGTCTGGTAGGGGAAGTGACTCCATTAGGGGGAGAAGGTGTGGAATGCCTAAATCATATCCGACTCCTCTAACTGTGTTGCCTAACTGCAGCCCATCAACTCCAATAAAAGTATTGGGTGTTCTGAAGCATCCATAGCAAGGATGCTATGTGTTATTTTGGAGGGCTGTTTAGTCATATTCTACTTGTAAGAGCATTTTATTTTCATCACCCACTGTTTGACACCTCCGTTAATCCTTCATGCTTTTCATGGAAGAGTAGAGCTCGTGAAATTTTGATATCCTTTGAAAGGAGATGTTGCTGTAACTTGAATGcaaaacatatttatttcatgCAGTACATCTGCTTAGacaaaacttatttttaaaaacaggtaACCTTATCTAAAGCATAGTCTGCAGCTTTGCTGACTAGTGGAGTTTAGCTACTTTTTTGTATGCAATATGTATCTATATAGTTATCTTCCATTAACATTAACTTTATGTTATGTGAACATTaacttttatgttttaaatttgtCTTCTGCAGCTTCCAGTTATGGGAGGAGTGTTTATGGACTCGTCCAATGAAGAATTTAGCACAGAATATTCTTTGTTTAATTCATCTGCCAATGACTACACTACTGCCTCAGTGCCAAATCAGCCAGAAGAGACAGCTCGTTCTTCAAATGATGCCATTTTGTTATGGATTGCAATTATAGCCACAATTGGAAACATTGTAGTTGTTGGAGTTGTGTATGCAT
Encoded here:
- the C1H14orf132 gene encoding uncharacterized protein C14orf132 homolog, which translates into the protein MDLSFMAAQLPVMGGVFMDSSNEEFSTEYSLFNSSANDYTTASVPNQPEETARSSNDAILLWIAIIATIGNIVVVGVVYAFTF